The sequence below is a genomic window from Lolium perenne isolate Kyuss_39 chromosome 4, Kyuss_2.0, whole genome shotgun sequence.
GTATGCTAGCGCCACAACTGttgttttttttttactgttGTCCCTTATGTTGTATGGGCAAATCAGTTTTTGACAAACACTCAGGTCGCTTTATCGCGCAATCTTGGTCGCTTTGGCTCTTTAAAAATAAGATGACCATTGAATCTAGATTTATGAACATCCCGCTAACATTATCTTTAATTAAAACGATGTTGTTTCTACAGCTTTGGAAGCCACTGGCAAGAACCCTGCCCCTGGATATAGCACACGATCGACGAGCTCCAACTACTTCACGACGCAGTCGTGCCAAGGAGGAATGATCTGGCTGTTCCTGGATGACGTTCTGCGGTTGCTATGTCCGGCCGGTTAGGGATGGCTGACCTATCTAGTTtgtctttattaatttaaagtcgggcattccatgccttttatctaaaaagaaCAAACACTCAGGTCAATCCTAATCTTCACGGAAAAATTATTTGCTCTATCACATATATTATTCTTCAGATATACAATTTCGCATACTGCATAAATACACACTAAAGTAGTTAACACTGACTATTTATGCCAAAAGATAAACACCACCCATCATAGAAACACCCCAGCGTGCATAATAAAAGGAGAAACTCGAAAGAGCTTGTCCAAGGAAGGTGAATCAGGAAAGTTATGGACAACGGTTTATCTCTCGCTTGCACGGGAAGTGGGGAGTTGACGCATGGCCAAACCGTTGGAAAGTATTTGTTGCTATACGGTGATTCATGTATATATAGTGTCAAGGGCTTGCTCCAGTATAACACCTCCTCCTAAACTCAAACTCATCAAAGGATGAGATCGTTCCGTGTCTCTTCGTAAGCTTAATTACAAAGTGGTACGAAGTGATCTTAACCTTTATTGTGTTTTGAGTTAGAGAAGGAGTTGTCAAAGGCCATAGCTAATCTCACAAACTCGGACAGTCAGACTGCCACGATAAATAAAGAAGAAAATCATAAAGAGCATCCTAATTAAGTGAAACGGCGCGGCTCACTCCGGTCAAGAGATTAACAAATCTCTTGAAGTTCTCGTACGAGGAGCCGCCCTCGTTGAGGCTTCTGCGAGCTGCGTCCCTGAGCATCCGTACCCTCTCTGCAATCTCCTTGTCGCCGATGAGCTGCTCCAGTTTGCTCTGCACCTCTTCTTTAGTCACGACGCTATCTTCACCCGCCGTCACGGCCAAGCCGGTCATCCAGATGTCGCAAATGTAGCTCCGGTTCGTGAATTGATCGGCGAAGTAGGGCCAGCACAAGATCGGCACGCCGTTCCTGACCCCTTCCGTCGTCGAGTTCCACCCGCAGTGCGACATGAAGCAGGCCACCGCGGGATGCGCCAGAACCTGCATTTATCGAAATGGATCagtttttttttttcgagaatgaAATGGATCAGAATTTCAGAAACACCATAGCCGAGTGCGATGCTATGGTTGCAGATGAGCACCTTCTGCTGGGGGCACCAGCTGACGATCATGCCCTTGCCGGCCATGCGGCTCGAGAACTCATCGAACCACGCCTTGCTCAGACCGCCGGAGGTGAAGTCCGGGCGCACCACCCACAAGAAAGGCCGGCCGGTGAGCTCCAGCCCCTCGGCGAGCTCCTGGAACTGCCGCGGGCCGAAAATGGTGAAGCTGCCGAACGCCACGTACACGACCGAGTTGTCGGGCTGCGCGTCGAGCCATTCCAAGCAGCTCGCATCTTCCGGCCAGAACTGCCCCACCGGCTTCCGGAGCTCCTGGTCAGCGAACAGCGGGCCGATGGGCACTATGTTAGGGAACAGCTCGAACGCCGTGGTCTCGCCTTCCAGAAACGAGTTGCACACGATGATCTCGGCATGGCTGGTGGCCTGAGCGTTGTCGGAGACCACCACTTGGAACATTGCCTGCTGCCCCTCGGGTGGGCCGTCGATAACCCACGGCATGCGCGCCGTGCAGATCGGCGGCATCTTGGGCCCGAACTCGTACGTTCCCTCTCGCTTTGCCACGCCTGCATAATTCGTTCATTCAGTTAGGTGTTATCATCCGCGCGCGCATCAAGGAAGAAGTCGCAAACCCTCTACACAGACAAGTTTCTTGAAGCTGATTGATATGCAATCAGGAACGCGtttcaaaacaaaaacaaaagatatGCAATCAGGAGATAAAGTGCACATATAACTTCTCTCTCCAGAGTCTTTTAAATCGGCAAGATTCTAGCTAGAATGTTCATCTATCAAGAAGAGTCTTCTTTTAAGATGTGGCAAGACTcaagagtactccctccgtcccatttTATAGGGCTTACGTGTGTCCCTAGGTCGTAAATTTGACaattataatgcaacatatgtattataaaatatatatcattagaaaacttTGATGTTCTCTTTCTAATTAtataatttttatattatatAAATAATAGTATGTTGaactaggacggagggagtatgagaAATGACCTACATTCAAATTTCTATTTAATTATATTAAATTTTACCAGGAAATAGGAGCTTATATTTGTCGCCGTGCATGAGCCGTTCCCAACAAGACATGAAAATTTTCTATAAGACCCGGTCTTTCTCACCCAAATAGTTAGACTTCTGATGTCTAATGGAACTGTATGTTGTAGTACTTCATTGTCAGTTTACTAGATTATTGATCTAGCATAACTATAGAGTTAATCAATGGATGGAATGTTCGAAAAAACTCAGTTTATAATTGAAACAATTAGTACAGTATCCATTCAATACAAATATCTCAAGATTTCGAATTGTCATGGCAAGTGTGCAAGCTAGGCTCAATTAATGCTTGGTTCAAGTGTCTAATTTCATGGCAACTCTTAGATCCACAATGGAAAAATTATTGTGTCAAATAAAATACGGATCTAAAAATTAAATGGAGAGCAGTATATTGTTTTCAGATTTTTGTTTAGCCTAGAGTATAACATGTTTCATACTGAATTGTACACACTTGTAGAATCATCTTTATATACTACATGATGTTGATGTTTTTTTTACGGAATTTGCTAAAACTTTAGATACTCTCTCCATTCCAAATTAGCTGATGCAGCTCTTTTTCGAACGAATATGCTCTACAACTCGTCTAGATACATACTAGTACATGCCTAAACCAAATCTGACCAAAGACGCGTCAATTAATTTGGAACGGAGACGGTGCCATTTTTTaatttgctatgcatgtttggcaTCTTTGTAAAAGACTTGGTAATCTACATGTattgtaattttttttttttgagtgtTTTGTACTGTTCGTTGTTTCATTTAATACCGGAGTACTACAGTGCTAGCAGGTATAACATTAGGCAGTCGAAAATATAAAATATTCTGTATCTTTCGTACCCTTGTCGTCAATGAGGCCATCTTCTAtcatctcgggaatcctgaaccacATCCCGAGACTCGCAGCTGCCGCCGGCCAGACGGCAGCCACCCGAACGCCGAGGTTCTTGGCAACCCGGAAGCAGAACCCCATGTTCACATCGGCGAGGAGCCACTTCACCTTCTTCTCCGCGGACGCCTCCGTCTCCCTGATGAGCTCCTCCACGTAGCCGGGCACGTACTGCGAGACCGCTTCCACGAACTTGCAGAGATCCCTGCGGTCGTCGCTTTCAGCCATGCCATCCGGTATTGACACCAGGCGGATTCCCTCCAACGGCGTCTTGTTGCCGTCGGTGTTCCGCGGCATGGCGTCGAGGAGGAGCGTGTGGATTAGCCCGGTGCAGACGAAGGTGACCTCGAAGCcatggtcgacgaggcggtgcgaCAGCTCCATGAACGGAGTGACGTGGCCTTGCGCGGGAAATGGCAGCACCATCACGTGAGGCTTCGTAGTGGCCATGCCGATCGAAGGGGCTGCCGGCATATGGATATACGAAACTAGCTGGAGTTGCGCGGTCGGCTAAGAAGTGAGAAACAGAGGAACTGATAAGGGCTCGTTGTTTCGGCATTTCCGCCGTCCGCGCGCTCTCGTCGTATCCGCGATCGGCCGGCAGCCGGCGCTGCCGACGGTTGACACCGTCTCGTTTTCATGTTCCAGCGCGGGTGAAAGGCCTGGAGTAGATGACCTATTCCCCGCTCAACGTAGGAACTCAGAAGCAGAACCTCTTCTTTTCTTGCTACTAATGAACGTAGGATTTATCTCTCTCAACTTGCTACTAATCACTAATTACTTTAGAGATGTGTAAATATTGAAGTATTTTTTTTCTTCTTGTGCAGATATGCACATTTCCTGGATAGAATCAAGGACAATTAATTAAGATTTCTAAGTTGCCAAAACTCTCAAGTCAAACAAGCCACGAATAGAAGCATCAGAGGGTTTGACGAGCACTGGTACGGCCACAACCCACCCGTAGCCAGGCAGGGGTGGGCATAAAAAACCGAGCACCAAACACCGAACCGAACTAACCGGGACCGAAACCGAATACACCGAAAACAATTTCGGTGCTAAAATATGAAAAAACGAATTTATATTAACAAATTCGGTTATGACCATCTGTTAACCGAAATAACCTTAAAAACTGATATACCGTTAACAGATATATAGCATAATCGTCTCATACACAATCGTTTGAAATAATTTCTTTGCCCAACAACCAAACTCCAAGCAGGCCAAAGTCCCAAACTCCACGTACCTAAAAAAATTAAAGGCTGCCCCATGAACGTAGTATATATATACAAGTTCCTCACAAAAAAATAGTACATGTATATAAGCATATGTCTAATTTCATTTTGCTTCATCTTGGTATGTACGAGTAGTTTGCTACATGGTCGTATGGTTCCTGGAGTTAGGAGGAGCACTGATAGTATATATACGTGCTCAATAGTCCTGGTCGTACGTAGACCTAGCTTATAGTCACGGGCAACTGCCAAGCTAATGCGTGCCATCATACGTACTTGACTTGTTATTTTTTTATCAAAATTAGGTTAAATCGGTAAAAAACCGAACACCGAACAGAATTTTCAGATAACCGAATTACAAATTAATTAGGAAACCGATATAATTTCGGTTCTCATTTCTTATTAACCGAATTATAAAATAACCGAAAAATCGAACCAAattttcggttaaaaccgaacgCCCAGGCCTACCCGTAGGGCACGTCCGTACCATGTGTCACCACCTTCCACAAGTCAAACGGAACAACTTTCATGAAGAGACATGTATATAATAGAAAACAAAAGATGATATTGCCAGTTTAATTGTTAAAAATAGATAATCTGAATATCTTGGATGTAGAGATAGATAATAAAAAAGAACTATTAGTGGGATGAGGTGGACAAATGATTGGCTAAGGGAATAGGTgatgtggatagcttgcatgttgagatagaCAAATATATTAATTGCACTTAGTGGGGTTTTGTTTTATAAGAAGTATAGATAGGCATCACAGCCGCTGGAATATTTTGGACACATTAAAGATTGCCTAGCACAGTAGCACTCATCGATTTTGTAAACATCGACATGCCTGACGACCCGATAGCACCAATAATCCTTGGTAGATCCCTTTTAAGAATTATTAAAGTTTTGATCAATCTCCGTGAGGAAATGTGAGATTTGAATTACCTTTCCGGAAGCCTTTTGTGTTGAATTTTCCCAGGAAGAAGAATAATGATGGGATCATCACCTTTAAGGCCAACTACTTTGGAGTGGGAGTTCCACTTGTCAGGCCCAAATGATCGCCATCATGGTCGGCTAaacgatcaaaaatagaaacgTTTCATAGGAGACAACCCATGTAGATAAAGCTTTATGTTAAAAAGTTTTAGTTTTAAGTTATTTTGTTTTCGTTTATAATAAAAAAGTGTTCAAATGTTCTTAATGAAGAGAGTAACAAATTTTAAAGTGCTCCTAGTTATGAATTTTAATGTGGTATATTGCTATTTGACGTTTTTTGTTGTTTGGAGCTCTTGTCATAATTCTTAGGTTGAAAGGAAAATGCTGCGAAGAAAATATTAAAGTCTAGTGTGTTCAGAGAGTTTGGCGACCATCAGTACGACGAGGTCCCGCCGTACAGCCCAGCCGTACCACCTCAAAAACACACGCAGATGAAACTCAGTATTTTCCAGAAAATCAACAACAAGTTTAGCTAGCACTGGTACGCCTGGACGCCCGCTGTACCACGGGAACATACCATTTCGAGAGGACAATACCCAAAAAAAATATTCAGAAAACACCTAAGAGTTTGGCGAGCGCTCGTATGGCTGGACGCCACCGTACAACGTGCCCATACGCACGTTGTCTATGGGGTCAAAACCCTAATCGCAAAGTACCGTGGGTCGGTACGGGCACGCCGCCCCCGTATCACATGCTTGTACCACCACCACAATCGCAATATCAGCAggccaaggtgagttcaaaacctCCCAAGATCTCAACCTCTCCTTGTTTTTGATTCGTTTTCTTCCATGCTTTTTCATTTGCATTTATCAATCTGGACTTAAGTTTTATTTGAATCATTTTCTTAGGAAGCATGATTAGTTTTATATATTTAGAGGAGATTCTTTTGTAAAAAGTGTAGAGGAACATTCATTGTCTATTTCTACAGGATCAAAAACATTATTTGATTAAGTTTTTAATTTTAGATGATGAACACGAGGAGCCATACCCGCACCCGTGCTGCTGAGATCGCCTCTAGCTTCGCGCCGCGTTTGGACCCGTGAACATCGAATTCACTGAAGATTTCTAGAAAACCGGTACAAGAGGCTCGAGGGCAGAGAAGTGCAAACCACTAAGGGCTTGTTCGGTACTAGAGTTTTATGGGAATTAGCGGGGATAATCCGCAACAAACTTCAAATCCCCACTTCTCGTCATTACATGTTTGGTGCTACAAtatgagcgagtttaatccccacttatccccactttTTCCCAAATTTTTGTGTAATTTTTAAAATCCCCAATACGCtgcccctacctagtggattggggatggggttttgtgggaattgggtgacagcagagattcacccaatactctagagtattatccccactaatcctcACTAAAACACTAATATCAAACAAGGCCTAAGTGGGTGTGTTCCATTATCCTCGGAGTATTGGGAAACACCCGACTGTGTttacttccgcctcctgaaccgagACTATGATATGAGTCTCACTGAGTGGTGCAACCTTTAGCTCAATCCTACCCCTTCTTAATATTTTGCTCAATCCCACCCCTTCTCAATATTTTGATAGAATGAGTCGCATTAGGCCTTCAAGCCAGGGAAATCACATTGCATGTTGCTATCCGCTATTTGTACTACGTTATTGCTGTCACTCGGTAGGTCCGAAGTGAATTTAGAAGACTCAATGGAGAGGACAAGATAGTCCTTGCAAAGGTTGCCATTCCAGACTGCAACATGACGCCGAACTTGGGCGCCACTTTTTTGTTCTACTTGAAGCATCAATATCTCCAAACGAGAGGTCCCATTTCTTGTGGAGGAGTCATCACCGTTCTCGCCAACACTCTACGCCTTGATCTAGGTAATTTACAAACACTGTTGGGTGATCGACGTGTTAGTTTTCCTACTCTTAATGCTTGTGGCATGGTCAAGAAACGCCAAGGTAGATATTTCACATATTTCTGGAGCTAGGCGTCTTTACCCCACTCTTTTGCCTAACAACTTATTCTCTATCGAGGAAGGATGCTTGCATTTTGATGTGGAGGTAGAGCAAGACCAGCCCCATGACCAAGAGccagaagatgatgatgaagTGGAAGAACAAGGAGGGGGACCTGGGAAGGAGGCGCAACCGCAAAACCCCTACGCCACATAtaaggatggcaattttatcCACAGATATCCGGCCCAACGGGCACGGATATGGAGGGTTGGTTATGTCCACGAATTTTATGGGGCGGATATCCGATAACTCATATGGTGGGTAtgggtagaggttttgcttcatgTATATGCAATAGATATCTAGCTAACATGTGGGTCTCATATGTCAGCGAGACATGAGATTTTACCTACGCCTAGCTGCCCCTCTCTTGAGGCCAAAATCACCAAAGGCCCGCTAAAGCTAATATGTATCCCTCGATTACCAGTTCTTTCATGGCCTCCCCCTCTGGGAGTGCTTGGTCGGCAGCCATCTCTTCCACCTCTCCAGAAGTCTGTCTCTCCTCCACATAATTATTGTTGAAATGCTACGAAAATATTATCGAAATGCTGCTATAATGTTGTTGTTATGCTCAAATATTTTATGTTCACGAACATAGTGCGTAAACACAtgcattgaaggagatatgccctagaggcaataataaagtggttattatttatatctttatgtttatgataaatgtttatatatcatgctagaattgtattaaccgaaacattagtacatgtgtgatatgtagacaaacaagaagtccctagtatgcctcttaaactagcttgttgattaatggatgattagtttcataatcatgaacattggatgttattaataacaaggttatgtcattgtgtgaatgatgtaatggacacacccaattaaagcgtagcataagatctcgtcattaagttatttgctataagctttcgatacatagttacctagtccttatgaccatgagatcatgtaaatcacttataccagaaaggtactttgattacatcaaacaccactgcgtaaatgggtggctataaaggtgggattaagtatccggaaagtatgagttgaggcatatggatcaacagtgggatttgtccatcccgatgacggatagatatactctgggccctctcggtggaatgtcgtctaatgtcttgcaagcatatgaatgagttcataagagaccacataccacggtacgagtaaagagtacttgtcaggagacgaggttgaacaaggtatagagtgataccgaagatcaaacctcggacaagtaaaatatcgcgagacaaagggaattggtaatatatgtgtatggttcatccgatcactaaagtcatcgttgaatatgtgggagccattatggatctccagatcccgctattggttattggtcggagtgagtactcaaccatgtccgcatagttctcgaaccgtagggtgacacacttaaagttggatgttgaaatggtagttcttgaattatggaatggagttcgaatatttgttcgaagtcccggatgagatcccggacatcacgaggagttcggaatggtcggagaataagattcatatataggatgtcattttatgtgaaataaaatgtcgcggaaggttctatggaaggttctagaaggttctagaaaagtccggaagaaaccaccaaggaaggtggagtccacaagggactccacctccatggccggccagccctagtggggtggagtcccaagtggactccaccatagggggccggccaccccccacatgggaggtgggaatcccacctttgggtgggagtcctagttgggctaggtttgccccctcctatggaaggttttggtttcgggtcttattcgaagacttggacaccaacacttggaatccacctatataatgaggggccaagggagggggccggccaccccaagaccatagcttggccgcccttgagtggccggccaccctcccaaaccctagctttgctcctccacttcatattgtccggtttgcttagcgaagctccgccggacttctacaccgccaccgacaccacgccgtcgtgctgtcggattcaagaggagctactacttccgctgcccgctggaacggggaggtggacgtcgtcttcatcaacaaccgaacgtgtgaccgagtacggaggtgctgcccgttcgtggcgccggaaccgatcgtgatcaagatcttctacgcgcttttgcaagcggcaagtgatcgtctaccgcagcaacaagagcctcatcttgtaggctttggaatctcttcaagggtgagactcgatacccctcgttgctaccgtcttctagattgcatcttggcttggattgcgtgttcgcggtaggaaaatttttgttttctatgcaacgttatcctacagtggtatcagagccgtgtctatgcatagatggttgcacgagtagaacacaatggtttgtgggcgttgatgctcttgttatctttagtttgagtactttgcatctttatggcatagtgggatgaagcggctcggactaactttacatgaccgcgttcatgagacttgttcctcgttcgacatgcaacttgtattgcataagaggctttgcgggtgtctgtctctcctactatagtaaagattcaatttactcttctattgaaaacattagtatcaacgttgtggttcatgttcgtaggtagattagatctctctcgaaaaccctaaaccacgtaaaatatgcaaaccaaattagagacgtctaacttgtttttgcagggtttggtgatgtgatatggccatgatatgatgatgaatatgtatgagatgatcattattgtattgtggcaaccggcaggagccttatggttgtctttaaatttcatgttaagtagtatttcaaagtagttgtaatagttgctacatggaggacaaacatgaagacggtgccattgaccttggtgctacgccgacgatgatggagatcatgcccgaagatgatggagatcatatccgtgctttggagatgaagatcaaaggcacaagaacaaaagggccatatcatatcacatatgaactgcatgtgatgttaatcctttttatgcatcttattttgcttagatcgcgacggtagcattataagatgatccctcactaaaatctcaagataataaagtgttcatccttagtagcaccgttattaagtcttatcgtttcgaagcatctcgtgatgatcgggtgtgatagattcgataagtacatacaacggtgcaagacagttttgcacatgcggatactaaggtggccttgacgagcctagcatgtacagacatggtctcggaacacgtgataccgaaaggtagagcatgaatcatatggttgatatgatgaacactatgagtgttcgccattgaaatcacaccttttctcgtgatgatcgggtttaggtgcggtggatttggttcgtgtgatcactaagacaatgcgagggatattgttttgagtgggagttcacctagggttttaatcatgttgaattaaaatttgaactcaatttgtc
It includes:
- the LOC139838978 gene encoding UDP-glycosyltransferase 83A1-like, which codes for MATTKPHVMVLPFPAQGHVTPFMELSHRLVDHGFEVTFVCTGLIHTLLLDAMPRNTDGNKTPLEGIRLVSIPDGMAESDDRRDLCKFVEAVSQYVPGYVEELIRETEASAEKKVKWLLADVNMGFCFRVAKNLGVRVAAVWPAAAASLGMWFRIPEMIEDGLIDDKGVAKREGTYEFGPKMPPICTARMPWVIDGPPEGQQAMFQVVVSDNAQATSHAEIIVCNSFLEGETTAFELFPNIVPIGPLFADQELRKPVGQFWPEDASCLEWLDAQPDNSVVYVAFGSFTIFGPRQFQELAEGLELTGRPFLWVVRPDFTSGGLSKAWFDEFSSRMAGKGMIVSWCPQQKVLAHPAVACFMSHCGWNSTTEGVRNGVPILCWPYFADQFTNRSYICDIWMTGLAVTAGEDSVVTKEEVQSKLEQLIGDKEIAERVRMLRDAARRSLNEGGSSYENFKRFVNLLTGVSRAVSLN